The genomic region actgaaagtgtggctctaGCAGTAGAGCGACTGCTTTGCAcctttccaaaaagaaaagaatcccaTAATATCACCTGTGATGTTTAATCTTGTCAACTTAATAGGAGATTGGTAAGGCccatgtgtctgtgagggtgtttccagagatgacTGACTAAAGGAggaagacctgccctgaatgtgggtgCCACCAGTCCATAGGCTGGAGCAGCTGGAATAACATAGTATCTGATTCTGAAACACACACCATCCCTTTttgtcattgaattttttttttttgcctttttgaactcaggcctacactttgagccactccaccaacccttttctgtgatggatttttttcgagatagggtcttgagaactatttgcctgggctggcttccaaccatgatcctcctgatctctacctcctgagtagctaggattacaggcacaagccaccagcacccagctgtcaTTCAATTTCCGATAGAATGGTTCAGTTGTGCTGTGGGATGCCCCACATTCTGGATTTGTCTGATTGTGATTAATCTGTTCCTCTCTACTTCCAATAAACTGGAGGTTTGGTCTAGAAGTTTGATGAGTTGCAATTTGACAGGCAGACGCTAAGCAGAATGTTGTGTACTCCCTAATCCACTATAGAAAGATTTCCCCTTTGTGGTGGTGTTTCTGGAGGCTGTCAAGACAGTTCCCCATCAAATTTTCACACAGAGGTTTGAGAATCTGTTGATAATTGCTGCTGACTGAATCAGCTATTATagctccttatttatttattttttgatggtacggGGGATGGAACCCCAGGCCTcttccatgctaggcaagcactgtacaaATGAACATCTCCAGCCCCATAGTGGGCAGTTTTGAGAGCTTACTTTGGTCAGGAGCTTTATTCACAATTAAAAGTACTTTGCATAGCTTTGAATTAGCAGACATGCTACCAGAAGAAGGTAATTTCTTTGGCTAGTTTATCTCACACCCCCTTGCGTACTAAGCACTCCACTTACCAACAGCTATTACTGCACCCAGCTCAGAACATTTTGCACAAATCGTTCTACTTAATCCTCAAAACGATCTCCTGAGCCAGATACTATTTTCCTTATTTCAACTGAGGAAACTCAGACGCTAAGGAATTAAAACACTtcccccaggtcacacagcttcTTAGGGAAGGGAGCCAAGGATGTGACCCCCTGGTGACATTCCATCCCCACCGCACTCTGGTCTTCAGCTACAACCTAGGTTAACCGTCCAGAATTTCTTGAATCTGGTACAGCGCTCTAACAAATAcgatcttattttaattttttaaccctCAGTGGGAGGCAAGACGATCTCCATTTAACACTGTGTGTAGTGCAGAGGTCAAACAAACATTCTTCCAAGGTCACAGTGTTGAGCTAGTATTTGAACCCAGAGTTAGCTGGTCTAGAGTGTAAACCCTTGTTGGGCTGAGTACGTAAGACATTCAGTTGCTGGGTTTGGCAGGAGCATGGGTGGGTGTGAAACTCCAAAAAGTCCCGACCAGCCTCGATTCCACCCGGCAAATCGCCACCAGTCTTTGCTCCTTCGCGCAAGTAGCCGCCCGGGCATGCGCCTTGATGTcaaccttcccccctccccctccccctccccctcctcctttggCTCTATCCCAGATAGGCTCCGCCCATCACCGTCGAGAGCCAATCCTGGAGTGGGGGCGGGGCCGCCACGCGAGTGGGCGGTAGCTAAGGGTAGTCAAGAGTCTGGAGTCGTGCGCCAGAGGCAGAACTGCGACTCCCGACCCAGGCGCTGGTTGCTGGCGGAGAGCTAGCGAGCGATGCTGCCGCCGCCGCTTCCTGATTGGCTGCGGGTGGCTACCTCTTTGTTCTGATTGGCAGCGAGTGAACTGGGTATGTAAATGAAGGGGCCTGGGGAAGAGAAGGGGTTACCAGCGACCGGGTCCTTTGGTGTGTTCGATACCCAGGCCTGGCAGTTACTCTCCGGGGCTACCCGGGATCGAGACGTCCGGGCCTCTACGTGCCTCCCGCCCCGGCCGGGCTGAGTGAATCACGCCGCAGCCCGAGAAGGGGGCGGAGGCGCCGGCTCCCTGGCTCCGGCTGCGTGACTCacccgcccccgccgccgccgcttCGGGAGGAGCTGCCTCCACTGCCTTCCGGAAGCGAGGGGAGGCCGGGAGCGCAGAACCGCCCGCCGGGGTCCCGACTTGCGTGGCCTGGGACGGCAGGCGAGACGCAGGGCAGCGTGGAGGATCCCGGGGTCAGAGGGGCCGGAATCCCCGGGGGAAAGCCGGCTTGGCCACCGCTAGGGGGCGCAGGGCCCCGGGGGGCGGAGTCGGGGTGGGGGCTGAATTCCTGTGGTTCCGGACTCGCGGGCCTTCCGCGAAGTGGGCAAAGACCCAGTTTTGAGTAGTGCGGTGGGTCACTCATGATGTTGCTGGGCAGCGCGTCCCGGGGACAACTGGATCCTACAgttttcctctccccccaccccgcaaGTAGACTGGACCAGGAATCCAAAACTCCAGGCCCTCCCATCCCGGGAAGAGTGGATCCTCGATCTGTCAGTGGCTGACCCCCGTGCCCATTGGGATTTCTTGGGAAACCCTGTCCACTCTGTCTCCGGAATAAGTTGTGAACCCAGCAACTTCCATGTCCATTACTAGCTTCTGTTCTAACCAAGCCGCCAGCATCGCTCATTGCAGCCAGCACCGCAGCTTCCCAATGGGTCTCAGTCCCACACTCCCCCGCATCCCGGTCCCCCCACTGCCCTGCCACCAGTCTTCCTCAAAGAAAAACCTAATCAGTTCACAGCACCACTCCCTTCCCTGCTCGACCCCGCTCAGTGACTCCCACACTGAAGACCCttgcaccccacccccacctggaTTCCTACGGTGACACTCTGTGCCCCTCTCACACTGGGCAGCTCAGGTTTACCAGCCTCTGGCTCTTTCTTTGCCTTTGTTGTCACCTCTTTCTACATCAGGGCTCAGTTCCAATGTCACCTCTTTCCAGAAGCCTTCCCTAACCATCTTCTTGGACCTTTTGGTATCTTCTTATCACTATCTGTACATttcctgtatttaaaaaatttttttttgtttgatgctAAATAGACAACTGGATAACGATGGAGCTATTCTGAAACAGCtgcttttgtaaattaaaaaaggTTGAATATTGGTCATTCTACATggttcactgaagaaataaatactGTTATTATTAAGAGTACTCATTAATAAGAATAATTACCGTGTACCAGACAATGTTGCAAGTAcctcttatttatttcatttaatccttaaaacaACTTATAAGGTAGATGATATTATCCATATCTTAAAAGTTCCCTTAGAAAATCTAGGCTCAGAACTGATGTAGTGGTGCATAACTATGATCCCAgctctggggaagctgaggcaggaggatggagagttcaaggacagcatgggatacatagtgagacccagacTTACAAAACAgatggagccaggcactggtggctcattcctataatcctagctacttgggagacagatcaggaggatcacagttcattgccagtcagggcaaatagttcatgagaactccccatctccaaaaatagagcaaaatggactgaaggtgttgctcaagtggtagagtgcctgctttgcaagctctaagccctgaattcaaactccagtcccacaaaaaaaaaaaaataataaaatacctagacccagagaagttaagtgatttgCCCAAAATCACACAGAGCCAGGGTGTGAATTAAATATTTGCTTTCCGTCACTGACTGGCTCCTGCCTTCCTGCAGACAATGCTGAGCAAGGGTCTGAAGCGCAaacgggaggaggaggagaaggaagctcTGTCAGTGGACGCCTGGTGGCTGGATCCAGGCCACCCATCCGTGGTGCAGGCACCTccagctgcagcctccagctCCCTCTTTGACCTCTCAGTACTCAAGCTTCACCATAGCCTGCGGCAGAGTGAGCCTGACCTGCGGCACCTGGTGCTGGTGGTGAACACCCTGCGCCGCATTCAGGCGTCCATGGCCCCAACAGCTGCCCTGCCATCTGTGCCCAGCCCGCCTCCAGCCCCCTGCGTGGATGTGGATGACAGCCTGCTAGCCAGCTCAGATGCCGCCCTCTCAGCTTCTGTGGCCAGCCTCTTGGAGGACCTCAGTCATATCGAGGGCCTGAACCAGGCCCCCCAACCCCTGGCAGATGAGGGGCCACCAGGTCGCTCTACTGGGGGAGGCCCATCCAGCCTGGGTGCCTTGGACCTGCTAGGCCCAGCCACTGGCTGTCTGCTGGA from Castor canadensis chromosome 16, mCasCan1.hap1v2, whole genome shotgun sequence harbors:
- the Sertad1 gene encoding SERTA domain-containing protein 1, coding for MLSKGLKRKREEEEKEALSVDAWWLDPGHPSVVQAPPAAASSSLFDLSVLKLHHSLRQSEPDLRHLVLVVNTLRRIQASMAPTAALPSVPSPPPAPCVDVDDSLLASSDAALSASVASLLEDLSHIEGLNQAPQPLADEGPPGRSTGGGPSSLGALDLLGPATGCLLDDGFEGLFEDIDTSMYDTELWAPASEGLKSGPEDGLGKEEAPVLDEAELDYLMDVLVGTQTLERPPGPGR